One Defluviimonas sp. SAOS-178_SWC DNA window includes the following coding sequences:
- a CDS encoding PDR/VanB family oxidoreductase, whose translation MIKKIKVRVRSIVELTDRVRSYELVSPVRSQTLPPFTAGAHVTVYLKSGTERRYSLCNDPQESHRYCIAVQREDGGRGGSKEVHGTIQVGDEIEISTPQNHFPMDSRAKNSVLIAGGIGVTPILSMARRLARRAAPFTLLCLARDEESAAFYDEIQDLRNESVKVTWHFDGGDPSRLFDIKGFLAAQPEGAHLYCCGPTGLMDAVQSLSAHWAKGSVHFEYFANDDAGLTDDDTAFTVSIPRLGKSVEVLANQTIIEALEQAGVDVDYSCLEGTCGTCIVPLLEGEADHRDKVLTESELASNIALCCSRAKTKSITIEL comes from the coding sequence ATGATCAAAAAGATTAAAGTCCGCGTGCGCTCGATCGTTGAACTGACCGATCGGGTTCGGTCCTATGAACTGGTGTCCCCGGTCCGATCGCAGACGCTGCCGCCATTCACCGCCGGAGCGCACGTCACGGTGTATCTCAAATCTGGCACGGAACGCCGTTATTCCCTGTGCAACGATCCGCAGGAATCGCACCGCTACTGCATTGCCGTTCAGCGCGAGGATGGGGGGCGCGGCGGCTCAAAGGAAGTTCATGGGACCATCCAGGTTGGTGACGAGATCGAGATTTCCACGCCGCAGAACCACTTTCCGATGGACAGCCGGGCCAAGAATTCCGTTCTGATCGCCGGTGGCATCGGGGTGACGCCGATCTTGTCCATGGCGCGCCGTCTTGCACGCCGCGCCGCGCCTTTCACGCTGCTTTGCCTAGCCCGCGACGAGGAATCCGCCGCCTTCTATGATGAAATTCAGGATTTGCGCAACGAGTCCGTCAAGGTTACCTGGCATTTCGACGGGGGCGATCCGTCCCGGCTTTTTGATATCAAGGGCTTTCTTGCGGCGCAGCCCGAGGGTGCCCACCTCTATTGCTGCGGGCCGACCGGCCTGATGGACGCAGTACAGTCCCTGTCCGCGCATTGGGCCAAAGGATCAGTGCATTTCGAATATTTCGCCAATGACGATGCCGGTCTGACCGACGACGACACGGCCTTTACGGTTAGTATTCCTCGGCTTGGCAAATCGGTCGAAGTTCTTGCGAACCAAACCATTATCGAAGCCCTGGAACAAGCGGGGGTCGATGTCGATTACAGCTGCCTTGAAGGCACCTGCGGCACCTGCATCGTTCCGCTGCTGGAAGGCGAGGCCGATCACCGCGACAAAGTCCTGACGGAAAGCGAGCTTGCGTCAAACATCGCGCTTTGCTGTTCGCGCGCAAAGACCAAGTCCATCACAATCGAGCTGTAA
- the tnpA gene encoding IS66 family insertion sequence element accessory protein TnpA: MSEDGCRRARYGEAFWRAHHEAWKRGDLNQREYCEVQCLSLKAFGNWRAKFMAEPEVPVRKLLWRRGGASHTLGHNQSHTLGHTAGHMTYPSSEVPEVPAVPPLRDGHRRRFSDVQRARILAEAARPGASVSEVARRYGIARRVLCRWRQEEAVRFVDVEIADGEMAP; encoded by the coding sequence ATGTCGGAGGACGGGTGCCGCCGGGCGCGGTATGGCGAAGCGTTCTGGCGGGCGCATCACGAGGCCTGGAAGCGCGGTGACCTGAATCAGCGGGAATATTGCGAGGTGCAGTGCCTGTCGCTGAAGGCGTTCGGGAACTGGCGGGCGAAGTTCATGGCCGAACCTGAGGTGCCGGTGCGCAAGTTGCTCTGGCGGCGCGGCGGCGCAAGTCACACCCTAGGTCACAACCAGAGTCACACTCTTGGTCACACCGCAGGTCACATGACTTATCCCAGTTCGGAGGTGCCCGAGGTGCCGGCCGTGCCGCCTCTGCGTGACGGTCACCGCCGGCGTTTCAGCGATGTGCAGCGCGCTCGCATCCTGGCCGAAGCGGCCCGACCCGGTGCCAGCGTCTCCGAAGTGGCGCGCCGCTACGGCATCGCCCGGCGCGTGCTTTGCCGCTGGCGGCAGGAAGAGGCGGTGCGGTTCGTGGATGTCGAGATCGCCGATGGGGAGATGGCGCCATGA
- the tnpB gene encoding IS66 family insertion sequence element accessory protein TnpB (TnpB, as the term is used for proteins encoded by IS66 family insertion elements, is considered an accessory protein, since TnpC, encoded by a neighboring gene, is a DDE family transposase.) — protein sequence MTLLPAGVKVHLAFGYTDMRKGMDGLAVLVQEVLHQDPFTGHLFVFRGRNASLIKIVFWDGTGLCLFTKRLEHGVFVWPANIEPGRTLSLTSEQLSHLLEGIDWRAPDQRWRPAAAG from the coding sequence ATGACCTTGCTGCCTGCCGGCGTCAAAGTGCACCTGGCGTTTGGCTACACCGATATGCGGAAGGGGATGGACGGTCTGGCCGTGCTCGTTCAGGAAGTGCTGCATCAGGATCCGTTCACCGGGCATCTCTTCGTGTTCCGGGGGCGCAATGCCAGTCTCATCAAGATCGTGTTCTGGGACGGCACCGGCCTGTGTCTGTTCACCAAGAGGCTGGAGCATGGTGTCTTCGTCTGGCCGGCCAATATCGAGCCGGGACGGACGCTTTCTCTGACATCAGAGCAGCTCTCGCATCTTCTGGAAGGGATCGACTGGCGGGCGCCGGACCAGCGCTGGCGACCGGCGGCGGCGGGCTGA
- the tnpC gene encoding IS66 family transposase, translating into MSIDLASLPDDVEALHALIGDLVRERDSARAEAEAEIARLRGILKTLQRMQFGRRSERLDPDQLQLGLEDVAADLVELEEAADRNERRPGTAARGKDQRLSLSDHLPREDRVADVDAEVCPCCGGALHLIGETVSEMLDHVPAQLRVVRIRRPKYGCRTCGTIHQAPAPERPIAKGLATPALLSHVLIGKYCDHLPLYRQSQIFARQGVTLNRSTLANWVAGAAWWLAPIRDRIADHVMAAERVFADDTVLPVLDPGRGRTRTGRLWVYARDDRPWGGNDPPAVLYRYSPDRRAERPAAHLEHFSGILQVDGYPGFEPLAARRDIVLAACWAHARRKFWEVHQATGSPIAQEVLRRIAALYAIEAEIRGGSAAGRQAVRDHRARPIVDDLKPWLELQLPRLPQRSGLAEAIRYALARWPSLCRFLDDGRIDLDTNTVERAIRPVTLGRKNALFAGSDGGADRWATITTLITTAKLNNVEPQAWITDVLQRMTDGHPISRVDDLLPWNWQPSSN; encoded by the coding sequence ATGTCCATCGACCTTGCCAGCCTGCCGGACGACGTGGAAGCGCTGCACGCGCTGATCGGCGATCTGGTGCGCGAGCGGGACAGCGCGCGGGCCGAGGCGGAGGCCGAGATCGCGCGGCTGAGAGGCATTCTGAAGACGCTGCAGCGGATGCAGTTCGGCCGCCGATCGGAGCGCCTCGATCCCGATCAGCTGCAACTCGGGCTCGAGGACGTGGCCGCCGATCTGGTGGAGCTGGAAGAGGCCGCGGATCGCAATGAACGCCGTCCGGGCACAGCTGCACGTGGCAAGGATCAACGTCTCAGCCTGTCGGACCATCTGCCGCGTGAAGACCGTGTCGCCGATGTGGATGCGGAGGTCTGTCCCTGCTGCGGCGGGGCCCTGCACCTGATCGGCGAGACGGTCAGCGAAATGCTGGACCATGTGCCGGCGCAGTTGCGGGTCGTGCGGATCCGCCGGCCCAAATACGGTTGCCGGACCTGCGGGACGATCCATCAGGCCCCGGCGCCGGAGCGGCCGATCGCGAAGGGACTGGCAACACCGGCACTCCTGTCACATGTCCTGATCGGCAAATACTGTGATCACCTGCCGCTCTACCGGCAGAGCCAGATCTTCGCCCGCCAGGGGGTCACGCTGAACCGCTCGACGCTGGCGAACTGGGTGGCGGGCGCCGCCTGGTGGCTTGCCCCGATCCGGGATCGGATCGCCGATCACGTGATGGCGGCGGAACGGGTCTTTGCCGATGATACCGTGCTGCCGGTACTCGACCCCGGGCGCGGCCGCACCCGCACCGGGCGGCTCTGGGTCTATGCAAGGGACGACCGCCCCTGGGGCGGGAACGATCCGCCAGCGGTTCTCTATCGTTACAGTCCGGATCGGCGGGCCGAGCGGCCGGCGGCGCATCTGGAGCACTTCAGCGGCATTCTCCAAGTCGACGGCTATCCCGGCTTCGAACCGCTGGCCGCACGGCGCGACATCGTGCTGGCTGCCTGCTGGGCGCATGCGCGGCGGAAGTTCTGGGAGGTGCATCAGGCCACCGGATCGCCCATTGCGCAGGAGGTCCTGCGCCGGATCGCGGCGCTCTATGCGATCGAGGCGGAGATCAGGGGCGGATCCGCCGCGGGCCGGCAGGCCGTGCGTGACCACCGTGCGCGCCCGATCGTTGATGATCTGAAGCCCTGGCTGGAACTGCAGCTGCCACGCCTGCCACAGCGCAGTGGTCTTGCAGAGGCCATCCGCTATGCGCTCGCCCGCTGGCCGTCGCTCTGCCGCTTCCTCGACGATGGTCGGATCGACCTTGACACCAATACGGTCGAGCGTGCCATCCGCCCCGTCACGCTCGGCCGCAAGAATGCTCTCTTTGCCGGCTCCGACGGCGGTGCCGACAGATGGGCCACAATCACCACGCTGATCACCACCGCCAAACTCAACAATGTCGAACCGCAGGCCTGGATCACCGATGTCCTGCAGCGCATGACCGACGGCCATCCGATCAGCCGTGTCGATGATCTCTTGCCCTGGAACTGGCAGCCCAGTTCGAACTGA